The proteins below are encoded in one region of Candidatus Sulfotelmatobacter sp.:
- a CDS encoding cupin domain-containing protein produces the protein MKDHMSLAEALAQGPPPAGNLAVPIFLHGSLEVELYAPQGEDQQTPHSRDEVYVVARGTAIFFDGSDRYSVKPGEFIFVPAGRIHRFESLSAGFAVWVFFYGPVGGEANPR, from the coding sequence ATGAAGGACCACATGAGCCTCGCCGAAGCGCTCGCACAGGGCCCACCGCCCGCGGGAAATCTCGCCGTGCCGATCTTCCTTCATGGATCGCTCGAGGTCGAGTTGTACGCGCCACAGGGTGAGGACCAGCAGACTCCTCACTCGCGCGACGAAGTCTACGTGGTGGCGCGTGGCACGGCGATCTTCTTCGACGGAAGCGATCGTTACTCCGTGAAGCCCGGTGAATTCATCTTCGTTCCTGCCGGCCGGATTCATCGCTTCGAGTCGCTTTCGGCCGGCTTCGCCGTATGGGTATTCTTCTATGGCCCGGTCGGGGGCGAGGCGAATCCGAGATAG